The Deltaproteobacteria bacterium genome window below encodes:
- a CDS encoding YjbQ family protein translates to MAVEIAVQTGQRTEMIDITKKVQDEVAGAGVKSGLVIVYTSHTTAAVTINEGADPAVRMDIIETLNEIVPWKRAYKHGEGNSPAHIKSSLLGPSQTILLENGRLQLGRWQHIFLCEFDGPRRRKVWVKIMPD, encoded by the coding sequence ATGGCTGTTGAAATTGCGGTTCAGACCGGCCAGAGAACGGAGATGATTGATATCACGAAAAAGGTCCAGGACGAGGTGGCCGGGGCTGGAGTTAAAAGCGGTCTTGTTATCGTCTACACCTCCCATACCACCGCCGCGGTGACTATCAACGAAGGAGCTGACCCTGCCGTTAGAATGGATATCATCGAAACGCTCAATGAAATCGTGCCTTGGAAAAGGGCTTACAAACATGGGGAAGGCAATTCGCCAGCCCATATTAAATCGTCCCTGCTGGGGCCGTCCCAAACCATCCTGCTCGAAAACGGCCGGTTGCAATTAGGAAGGTGGCAGCATATCTTCCTGTGTGAATTCGACGGGCCTAGAAGACGGAAGGTTTGGGTCAAGATCATGCCCGATTAG